Proteins found in one Asterias rubens chromosome 12, eAstRub1.3, whole genome shotgun sequence genomic segment:
- the LOC117297503 gene encoding small integral membrane protein 7-A-like — protein MIADLILFGTLMVNAGAVLNFNFKKKTSETEGFGEKDISEPTTGDQIRQFLQNLKFFRIFIGLWNICVMFMMLVLFGS, from the exons ATGATTGCCGACTTGATCCTGTTCGG GACACTGATGGTAAATGCAGGTGCCGTCCTGAATTTCAATTT TAAGAAAAAGACAAGTGAGACAGAAGGTTTCGGAGAAAAAGACATTTCGGAACCAACAACAG gTGACCAGATCCGACAATTCCTCCAGAATTTAAAATTCTTCCGAATCTTCATTGGGCTGTGGAACATCTGTGTCATGTTTATGATGCTTGT ATTGTTTGGTTCGTAG